In Kutzneria kofuensis, the DNA window GATCTCGCCGCCCCACACGCCCCACGGCTCACGCCGGGCGAGAGCGGCGGCAAGGCACTCCGCCCGTACGGGGCAGGCGGTGCACAGGGACTTCGCCTGCTCCAGCTCGGCGGGAGCGTCGGCGAACCACAGGTCCGGGTTGTTGGCCCGGCAGGGAAGGTCGAGCCCGGCACCCGGTGCGGTGTCGAGCAGCTCCGCGACACCGGCGCCCGTGGGCGCGGCGAAGTCGGGCAGCACAGTTCCGTCTATCGGAACGGTGGCGGTGAACATGGTGGACTTCCTCCCGGTTTCGGTGGTGCTCATGCAGGTGTTGGCGGTGGTGCTGTCGTACGTCGGGGCGTGCATGTCCCTGCCGTTCGAGTTGATGCCGAAAAAACACGAAGGCCGCGGTCCCGTTCCCGGGTCCGCGGCCTTCGTGAGCCGTAGCCTGACACTCCTGTCAGGTACTTCGCTCCTGCGCGGACCAGAGAAGAACGTGCTTGCGGACCTTCACGAACGCCGGCTGACCAGTGGTCAGGGCGCGCTCGACCGAGCCGGCCGTCCACGGCCGCGCCTGATCGACGGAGACAACAGAGGTGCTTCCCTTGCCGCACATGGCAAGGGCCCCGGCCAGCGGATAGGCCGGTGCGACCAGAATGTTGATGCCGTTGCTGCCCATGCCGTCCGCCTCCCAACCAGGGTCTCGTAGTGGTGTGTCGGTCTCGTCTTGTTCGGGCGTCTCGCGCCCGGCCTATGCAGGCTATTGCCCCTGCGCAGGGGCGTGCAACCGGTTTTTGAAAAGTTCCGTCGGAACTTCTCGCGGGTCAGGTTGACCCTGCACCGGCATCGCCCTGGACCAGGGCGAGCACGTCGGCTCCGTACTTGTCGAGCTTGCTCGGACCGATGCCGGAGATCGCCACCAGGCCGCCGGTGTCCAGCGGCCGCTGCTCGGCGATGGCGGTCAGCGTGGTGTCCGTGAACACCACGTACGGAGGAACCCTCAGCTGCTTGGCCCGCGCCGCCCGCCACTTCTTCAGCCGGGCGAGCAGCTCCTCGTCCACATCGGACGGACAGTCGGGGCAGCGGCCCAGCTTGATCGCGGGGGTGCTCACCAGCACGTCGCCGCACACCCGGCACTCGACCCGCACGGCGCGCCGCGCCGGCGCGGCCTCCCGGTTCGCGCCGCCGACGGATCGCGCGGCCGGGTGATCCTCGGGCAGCAGTCCGTACAGGAAGCGGCTGCGCCGGCGGTGCCGACGCCCGCCCGCGGTCCGCGACAGCGACCACGACAGCCACAGATGTTCACGCGCCCGGGTGACGCCGACATACAGCAGCCGGCGCTCCTCTTCGATCGCCGCCTCGTCCGTGTCGGCGTGCTGGATCGGCATGGTGCCCTCGGTCAGCCCGATCAGGAACACCGCGTCCCACTCCAGGCCCTTCGCCGCGTGCAGCGACGCCAGCGTGACGCCCTCCACGGTCGGCGGGTGCTGCGCCTCGGCCCGCAGCTCCAGCTCGCCCACGAACCGCGCCAGATCCGCGCCCGGCACCACCGTGTCGAGCTCCTCCGCCAGTTCGACGAGCGCCAGCAGCGACTCCCAGCGCTCCCGCTGCGCGCCACCCGACGGCGGCTCCAGTGACAGGCCGTGCGGCTTGAGCACCTCGCGGACCACCGTCGGCAACTCCGCCTCGGGCGCGCCGTTGACGGCCGCGCGCAACGACACCATCGCCTGCCGGATCTCGGGCCGTGCGAAGAACCGCTCGCCGCCGCGCACCTGGTACGGGATCTGCGCCTCGGTCAGCGCCTGCTCGTACACCTCGGACTGCGCGTTGACCCGGTACAAGATGGCGATCTCGCTCGCCGGCACGCCGTTGCGCAGCAGCGCCCCGATCCGGTCCGCGACCGCCTGCGCCTCGCTGGGCTCGTCGTCGAACTCGGCGAACTTCGGCTCCGGCCCCGACGGCCGGTGGCCGATCAGCCGCAGCCGTGACCCCGACGGCCGGTCTCGCGCCGCCCCGATCACCCGGTTGGCCAGTGCCACCACCTCGGGCGTCGACCGGTAGTCACGCTCCAGGCGCACCACCACCGCCTCCGGGAACCGCCGCGGGAAGTCCAGCAGCGGGCGCGGCGAGGCGCCCGCGAACGAATAGATGGTCTGGTTGGCGTCGCCGACCACGGTCAGGTCGTCCCGGCCGCCGAGCCACGCGTTGAGCACCCGCTGCTGCAGCGGCGTCACGTCCTGGTACTCGTCGACGACGAAGCACCGGTACCGGTCCCGGAACTCGGTCGCGACGTCCGAGTGCTCCTCCAGGATCGCCGCGGTGTGCAGCAGCAGGTCGTCGAAGTCGAGCTGCCGCGCCCGCGTCTTCAGCTGCTCGTACCCCTGGTAGACGCGGGCGATCTGGTCGGCGGGCAGCGGGATGTCACGCCGCGCCTTGGACACCGCCGCCGGGTAGTCGTCCGGCGTCACCAGCGACGCCTTGGCCCACTCGATCTCGCCGGCCAGGTCCCGCAGCGACTCCGCGCTGGTCGGGGC includes these proteins:
- a CDS encoding WhiB family transcriptional regulator — protein: MFTATVPIDGTVLPDFAAPTGAGVAELLDTAPGAGLDLPCRANNPDLWFADAPAELEQAKSLCTACPVRAECLAAALARREPWGVWGGEIFERGAVIPRKRPRGRPRKSDRLAEAGAGTTGNQEAAA
- a CDS encoding ATP-dependent DNA helicase UvrD2, coding for MDAEGRLLEDLDPDQLGAVTAPRGPVCVLAGAGTGKTRTITRRIAYLVERGHVAPGQVLAVTFTKRAAGEMRTRLRALGVNGAQAVTFHAAALRQLRYFWPRVIGDAPWELLDGKLRLVGQAANRIGAPTSAESLRDLAGEIEWAKASLVTPDDYPAAVSKARRDIPLPADQIARVYQGYEQLKTRARQLDFDDLLLHTAAILEEHSDVATEFRDRYRCFVVDEYQDVTPLQQRVLNAWLGGRDDLTVVGDANQTIYSFAGASPRPLLDFPRRFPEAVVVRLERDYRSTPEVVALANRVIGAARDRPSGSRLRLIGHRPSGPEPKFAEFDDEPSEAQAVADRIGALLRNGVPASEIAILYRVNAQSEVYEQALTEAQIPYQVRGGERFFARPEIRQAMVSLRAAVNGAPEAELPTVVREVLKPHGLSLEPPSGGAQRERWESLLALVELAEELDTVVPGADLARFVGELELRAEAQHPPTVEGVTLASLHAAKGLEWDAVFLIGLTEGTMPIQHADTDEAAIEEERRLLYVGVTRAREHLWLSWSLSRTAGGRRHRRRSRFLYGLLPEDHPAARSVGGANREAAPARRAVRVECRVCGDVLVSTPAIKLGRCPDCPSDVDEELLARLKKWRAARAKQLRVPPYVVFTDTTLTAIAEQRPLDTGGLVAISGIGPSKLDKYGADVLALVQGDAGAGST